The proteins below are encoded in one region of Caldanaerovirga acetigignens:
- a CDS encoding Asp23/Gls24 family envelope stress response protein produces the protein MVKNIIKNSLGSIHISKEVIAVLAGNAAIESYGLVGMVSRKVSDGIVDLLGKENLGKGVEVKVTEDELIIDLYIAVQYGTKISEVANNVIEKVHYSLKRFLGFAPDKVNVFVQSVRVK, from the coding sequence ATGGTGAAAAATATTATTAAAAACTCCCTTGGGAGTATACACATTTCTAAGGAAGTAATAGCCGTCCTCGCTGGCAATGCGGCGATAGAAAGCTACGGTTTAGTCGGTATGGTTTCAAGAAAGGTTAGTGACGGTATTGTAGATCTTCTGGGCAAGGAAAATTTGGGGAAAGGCGTGGAAGTCAAGGTAACGGAAGACGAATTGATTATCGACCTTTACATTGCTGTCCAGTACGGAACAAAGATAAGCGAAGTAGCTAATAACGTAATTGAAAAAGTTCATTATTCATTAAAGAGATTTCTAGGCTTTGCGCCAGATAAAGTTAACGTTTTTGTTCAAAGCGTGCGAGTGAAATAG
- a CDS encoding DAK2 domain-containing protein — protein MSLENIDGTLFRKALTYSARLLERNKKLVNSLNVYPVPDGDTGTNMSLTMEQAVAEAAKIKSNDLKRIVDAAAWGALMGARGNSGVILSQLLRGFAAGVAEGKNSLNSKEFAAALKKGVEEAYKAVLRPVEGTILTVAREAAEQMLLETKKSMDIVNNLEKTIEHAKKVLDKTPEMLPILKEAGVVDAGGKGLIILMEGFLQVLKSPNTLEEYEEELILETEKEQERLNVEDLEYIYCTELILQAEKPVVDLEDLKSQISVLGDSLLITGMNNVIKIHVHTNHPGDVLEKALRWGELTKVKIENMKLQHEEFVRTSTNQNADHDDAVGVKDTEIIAVVSGEGLKEIFKSIGAGVIIEGGQSMNPSIEKILAAVEEQKSPNIIILPNNKNIILTAEQVKNLTSKKVYVVPTKSIPQGISALLAYDPNSGPEENIKRMSDSLKNVITGEVTFAARDSKWNGTAIKEGDILGIMDGELVVIGSNRRKVLEELVQKMAKKKQSGMLTFYYGEGVTQKEAEEIARKVAESYPDFEVEIYMGGQCFYYYIISLE, from the coding sequence TTGTCGCTGGAAAATATTGATGGTACATTGTTTAGGAAAGCACTCACATACTCTGCGCGACTGTTGGAACGAAATAAAAAGTTAGTAAATTCTCTCAATGTTTATCCGGTGCCGGATGGAGATACCGGAACTAACATGTCATTAACAATGGAACAAGCGGTGGCAGAGGCGGCAAAAATAAAAAGCAACGATCTAAAACGTATCGTAGATGCTGCTGCGTGGGGTGCATTAATGGGAGCAAGAGGAAATTCGGGGGTAATTTTGTCCCAATTGCTCAGGGGATTTGCTGCTGGTGTGGCTGAAGGCAAAAATTCATTAAATTCGAAGGAATTCGCGGCTGCTTTAAAAAAAGGCGTTGAGGAAGCCTATAAAGCGGTTTTAAGGCCTGTGGAAGGGACTATTCTTACGGTGGCGAGAGAAGCGGCGGAACAGATGCTGCTTGAGACGAAAAAATCGATGGACATAGTGAATAATTTGGAAAAGACAATAGAGCACGCCAAAAAAGTACTCGACAAAACCCCCGAAATGCTGCCGATTTTGAAAGAGGCAGGGGTTGTAGACGCCGGTGGAAAAGGTTTAATAATTTTGATGGAAGGTTTTTTGCAAGTTTTGAAAAGTCCAAACACGCTAGAGGAATATGAAGAAGAATTAATATTAGAAACGGAAAAAGAACAAGAACGTTTGAATGTGGAGGATTTAGAATATATATACTGTACTGAATTAATTTTGCAAGCAGAAAAACCCGTGGTAGATTTGGAAGACTTAAAATCTCAAATTTCAGTCCTTGGAGATTCACTTTTGATTACGGGGATGAACAATGTAATAAAAATCCACGTGCATACAAATCATCCCGGCGACGTTTTAGAAAAGGCTCTCAGGTGGGGAGAACTTACGAAAGTGAAAATAGAAAATATGAAATTGCAGCATGAAGAATTCGTGAGAACTTCCACAAATCAGAATGCTGATCATGACGACGCTGTGGGAGTTAAGGATACCGAAATAATAGCAGTGGTTTCTGGAGAAGGATTGAAAGAGATATTTAAAAGCATTGGGGCCGGTGTTATTATCGAAGGCGGCCAGAGCATGAACCCGAGCATCGAGAAAATTTTAGCAGCAGTGGAGGAGCAAAAATCTCCCAACATTATAATCCTTCCCAACAACAAGAATATTATTCTAACTGCAGAGCAAGTTAAAAATTTAACCAGCAAAAAAGTTTACGTAGTGCCTACTAAGTCAATTCCACAGGGGATTTCAGCCCTTTTGGCGTACGACCCGAACTCTGGTCCTGAAGAAAATATAAAAAGGATGAGCGATTCTCTGAAAAATGTAATAACCGGTGAGGTCACCTTCGCGGCTAGGGATTCGAAGTGGAACGGCACTGCAATAAAAGAGGGTGACATACTCGGTATAATGGACGGTGAACTGGTAGTAATTGGAAGCAATAGGCGCAAGGTTCTCGAAGAATTGGTGCAAAAAATGGCAAAAAAAAAGCAATCAGGAATGCTAACTTTCTATTACGGAGAAGGAGTAACTCAGAAGGAAGCCGAAGAAATTGCAAGAAAAGTTGCAGAAAGTTATCCGGATTTTGAGGTTGAAATTTACATGGGCGGCCAGTGTTTTTACTACTATATCATTTCTCTTGAATAG
- a CDS encoding Stp1/IreP family PP2C-type Ser/Thr phosphatase — translation MIHCAKSDRGRVRPNNEDAFYIPENMNELLLFIVADGMGGHNAGEVASRLAVEEISSFIKSKYYAKSFQEDVVLLIKEAFKAANEKIYTMSLQSEQLAGMGTTATLALFNQGRVYIGHVGDSRAYMLRGDHLRQLTKDHSLVWQLMEEGRLTAQEIKCHPMRNIITRALGVDEKVDVDVYDYEYKSGDIFLLCSDGLTNMLDDEKIREIILNADSIEAAAERLVQAANNLGGHDNITVELILVD, via the coding sequence ATGATTCATTGCGCTAAAAGTGACAGGGGCAGGGTAAGGCCTAACAACGAGGATGCCTTTTATATTCCGGAAAATATGAATGAACTGTTGCTTTTCATAGTGGCGGACGGCATGGGAGGTCATAATGCCGGAGAAGTGGCAAGTCGATTGGCGGTGGAAGAAATTTCTTCTTTTATCAAAAGTAAATACTATGCTAAATCTTTCCAAGAAGATGTGGTATTGCTGATTAAAGAGGCGTTTAAGGCCGCAAACGAGAAAATTTATACAATGTCTCTCCAATCGGAGCAATTGGCGGGAATGGGAACTACTGCTACACTTGCTCTTTTTAATCAAGGCAGGGTTTACATAGGCCATGTAGGAGATAGCCGCGCTTACATGTTGCGGGGCGATCATTTGCGTCAGTTGACTAAAGACCACTCATTAGTATGGCAGCTTATGGAAGAAGGTCGACTTACGGCTCAAGAAATAAAATGCCATCCAATGCGAAATATCATAACTAGGGCATTGGGAGTGGATGAGAAAGTAGACGTGGATGTATATGATTACGAGTATAAAAGTGGAGATATTTTTCTGCTTTGTAGTGATGGCTTGACAAACATGTTAGACGACGAAAAAATAAGAGAGATAATTTTGAATGCTGATAGTATTGAGGCGGCCGCCGAGAGACTGGTACAGGCCGCAAACAACCTGGGCGGTCACGACAATATTACCGTGGAGCTCATACTTGTTGACTAA
- the rpe gene encoding ribulose-phosphate 3-epimerase gives MIKVAPSILSADFSRLYDEVQKVEEAGADLLHIDVMDGHFVPNITIGPPVICCLRKKSSLPFDVHLMITSPERYVDDFIKAGADILTVHVESTIHIHRLIQTIKEKGALPAVALNPSTPLSALDYILEEIYMVLIMTVNPGFGGQTFIKGMLNKINKLKDKIVAKNLDVLIQVDGGINEKNAREIVKAGADVLVAGSAIYNAQDPACVIRQLKNLPHV, from the coding sequence ATGATAAAGGTTGCACCATCTATATTGTCTGCTGATTTCAGTAGACTTTACGACGAAGTGCAAAAAGTGGAAGAAGCAGGGGCAGACTTATTGCACATAGACGTTATGGACGGTCATTTCGTCCCCAATATAACAATAGGGCCCCCGGTGATATGTTGTTTGCGAAAAAAGAGCTCACTCCCTTTCGATGTCCATTTGATGATAACTAGTCCTGAGAGGTACGTAGACGATTTTATAAAAGCAGGGGCTGATATCTTAACCGTCCACGTAGAATCGACTATTCATATACACCGATTAATTCAAACTATTAAAGAAAAAGGGGCTTTACCTGCGGTAGCTTTAAACCCGTCAACCCCTTTGAGCGCATTAGATTATATACTGGAAGAGATTTATATGGTATTGATAATGACTGTGAATCCAGGGTTTGGCGGTCAAACTTTTATCAAGGGAATGTTGAACAAAATAAATAAACTAAAGGACAAAATAGTAGCGAAAAATCTTGACGTGCTAATTCAGGTGGATGGTGGAATAAATGAAAAAAATGCGCGAGAAATCGTCAAAGCCGGAGCGGACGTCCTCGTCGCCGGATCTGCTATTTACAATGCTCAAGACCCCGCTTGCGTCATCCGCCAGCTTAAAAATTTACCCCACGTATAG
- the pknB gene encoding Stk1 family PASTA domain-containing Ser/Thr kinase has product MIGKTLGNRYVVLEEIGGGGMAVVYKARCTLLNRIVAIKVLRPEYSHDENFVMRFRREAQAAASLSHPNIVNIYDVGQEDGIYFIVMEYVEGKTLKELIREGAPLLPSKVIEIAKQICDALECAHKNKIVHRDIKPHNIIITPEGMVKVTDFGIARASTGSTITNTGGLIGSAHYLSPEQARGGFVDERSDIYSLGVLLYEALTGRVPFDGDSPVAVALKHIQEEPKPISQLIPGFPPALEQIVMKCISKSPDERFQKASELKRELAKVEKNLEVLNFKPSELEKTMVLDSIKEPTLKSKEKGRKRSPKFLRGLAIALLLVTLFAAFSYLGMVIARKYFYVPEVMVPNVIGHSEEEAIRKLQEKGLKAEVIDRVFSDEPAGQVIDQEPKGGTVVKINHPPIGLVVSKGPKTLGVPRLIGLTEIDAINLIESNKFKVGERKEEYSDEYPEGIVIDQNPREGLQVLEGTEISYVVSLGPREKKINMPLLIGKDLEEAKKELEKNKLNLGSVDFKSSDAKKNTVIDQNPKPGAEVEEGSSVNLIVSSGPPEVKRVNISILLPAQPPEFTVKIEITDELGTRVVYNKRHTPEDSPLVVPIEGVGSIKVRIWIDDMLYSEENL; this is encoded by the coding sequence ATGATAGGAAAAACGTTAGGAAACAGGTATGTCGTTTTGGAAGAAATAGGCGGGGGAGGAATGGCTGTAGTTTATAAGGCCAGGTGCACCCTCCTGAACAGGATTGTTGCTATAAAAGTTTTGAGGCCCGAATACTCCCACGACGAAAATTTTGTCATGAGGTTCCGGAGGGAAGCCCAGGCAGCAGCCAGCCTTTCGCATCCGAATATAGTGAATATATACGATGTCGGCCAGGAAGACGGAATTTATTTTATTGTGATGGAATACGTGGAAGGTAAGACCTTAAAGGAGCTGATAAGGGAAGGAGCACCTCTCCTGCCTTCAAAGGTAATAGAAATAGCAAAGCAGATTTGTGATGCGCTTGAATGCGCCCACAAAAATAAAATAGTTCACCGGGATATAAAACCACATAACATAATAATTACTCCCGAAGGAATGGTAAAGGTAACGGATTTCGGCATAGCAAGGGCCTCCACGGGTTCTACGATAACCAATACCGGAGGGCTTATAGGTTCGGCACATTACCTTTCGCCGGAACAGGCAAGGGGAGGTTTTGTCGATGAAAGGAGTGACATTTATTCACTGGGAGTACTTCTTTACGAAGCCCTGACAGGCCGCGTGCCTTTTGACGGCGACAGCCCCGTGGCTGTTGCGTTAAAGCATATTCAGGAAGAACCAAAACCCATTTCTCAATTGATACCGGGGTTTCCTCCGGCTCTGGAACAGATCGTAATGAAATGCATTTCAAAATCGCCGGATGAAAGATTCCAAAAAGCATCGGAACTAAAAAGAGAACTTGCGAAAGTCGAAAAAAATTTGGAAGTGTTGAACTTCAAGCCATCGGAACTTGAAAAAACCATGGTCCTCGATTCGATCAAGGAACCCACTTTAAAAAGCAAAGAAAAAGGACGAAAAAGAAGTCCGAAATTTTTGAGGGGACTTGCTATTGCTCTGCTGCTCGTAACTCTGTTTGCGGCTTTTTCGTATTTGGGAATGGTGATAGCGCGCAAGTATTTCTACGTTCCTGAAGTGATGGTGCCGAATGTAATAGGCCATAGTGAGGAGGAGGCAATAAGAAAGCTACAGGAGAAAGGTCTGAAAGCCGAAGTGATAGACAGAGTCTTTTCTGATGAGCCTGCGGGGCAGGTAATCGACCAGGAGCCGAAAGGCGGCACCGTTGTAAAAATCAACCATCCTCCAATAGGACTAGTCGTCAGCAAAGGACCAAAAACGCTGGGAGTTCCAAGGTTAATCGGACTTACTGAAATAGACGCTATAAATCTCATTGAAAGCAATAAATTCAAAGTGGGGGAAAGGAAAGAAGAGTATTCGGACGAGTATCCTGAAGGAATAGTGATTGACCAAAATCCGAGAGAAGGGCTACAAGTCCTTGAAGGTACCGAAATCAGCTACGTGGTAAGCTTGGGACCAAGGGAGAAAAAAATAAACATGCCGCTTCTCATAGGGAAAGATTTGGAGGAGGCAAAGAAGGAGCTTGAAAAAAACAAATTAAATCTGGGCAGCGTTGATTTTAAGTCTTCCGACGCAAAGAAGAACACGGTTATAGATCAAAATCCGAAGCCCGGAGCAGAAGTTGAAGAGGGATCATCGGTAAATCTTATTGTAAGCAGCGGTCCTCCGGAAGTGAAAAGAGTCAACATTTCTATTCTGCTTCCAGCACAGCCGCCGGAGTTTACAGTAAAAATCGAGATTACCGATGAATTGGGAACCAGGGTGGTTTATAACAAAAGACATACCCCGGAAGATAGCCCACTTGTAGTTCCAATAGAAGGTGTGGGTTCTATCAAGGTTAGGATATGGATAGACGATATGCTTTATTCCGAAGAAAATTTGTGA
- the rpmB gene encoding 50S ribosomal protein L28, which yields MAKCEICGKVPRTGMQVSHSNIHTKRTWSPNIQRVRALVDGVPKRIKVCTRCLRSGKVKRAE from the coding sequence ATGGCCAAATGCGAGATTTGCGGGAAAGTGCCAAGGACAGGAATGCAGGTGAGCCATTCCAACATCCATACTAAGAGGACCTGGTCGCCTAATATTCAGAGAGTAAGAGCCCTCGTGGACGGAGTGCCAAAGCGAATTAAAGTATGCACACGCTGCTTGCGTTCTGGAAAAGTAAAAAGAGCAGAATAA
- the recG gene encoding ATP-dependent DNA helicase RecG, which produces MLDLTKEIQYIKGVGPSRAKLLRSLGVSTIFDLLYLLPRRYLDLTPINFDQGVGRENLSAFPCIVTEKGHEVATRSGMKIVKIPVTDGKRKGFAVFFNQPYMKDAFKPGDKLILVGKIKKNFGEYEITNPEWQRFDEIESSDYTKICPVYPLTKGLTQKILRRIVKNVFQHNLIIDEVLPLDVLKKFNLMPKLDALKNIHFPESWEKLRRAQERLAFEELLIFQLAMMVTKRHIMGEKRKNKYVNLDITPFLKNLPFSLTKGQEKVVTDIISDLKSERVMNRLIQGDVGSGKTVVATVALYLAAKNGYQGAFMVPTEILAIQHCITLKRYLEPLGIRVEVLKGDMPKTEKKKVLEGLESGSVKVIVGTHAIIQDDIKFYRLGMVITDEQHRFGVRQRESLVKKGYYPDVIVMSATPIPRTLALTIYSDLDISIIDTIPEGRQKVETFVVDDSMRYKVYKFVEAEVKKGHQAYVVCPAVEESELGIASVDEIGEELKEKFPHLNIGILHGKMKAEEKENVMQKFCARQIDVLVATTVIEVGVDVPSATVMVVENAERFGLAQLHQLRGRVGRSNLKSYCIFITGSKDRSVRARLNFMMKSHNGFEIAQKDLEIRGPGEFLGVRQHGMPEFKFVPLIRDIRILETTKSLATEIIEKRLLSAPDFAGIRKELKEKLKII; this is translated from the coding sequence ATGTTGGATTTAACAAAAGAGATCCAATACATAAAAGGAGTTGGACCTTCTAGAGCAAAACTGCTTCGCTCTCTTGGCGTTAGTACGATTTTCGACCTTCTTTATTTGTTGCCGAGGCGCTATCTTGACCTTACGCCGATAAATTTTGATCAAGGGGTTGGCAGAGAGAACTTGTCTGCTTTCCCCTGCATAGTTACGGAAAAAGGCCATGAGGTGGCTACCCGCTCGGGAATGAAAATAGTGAAAATACCAGTGACGGATGGCAAGCGAAAAGGCTTTGCCGTTTTTTTTAATCAACCGTACATGAAGGATGCCTTCAAACCCGGAGACAAGCTTATTTTGGTGGGGAAAATAAAGAAAAATTTTGGGGAGTACGAAATCACAAACCCCGAGTGGCAGAGGTTTGACGAAATCGAAAGTTCGGACTATACGAAAATATGTCCTGTATATCCCCTTACAAAAGGTCTTACGCAAAAGATTCTAAGGAGAATAGTAAAAAATGTCTTCCAGCATAATTTAATAATAGATGAAGTTTTGCCTTTGGACGTTTTGAAAAAGTTCAATCTTATGCCGAAATTGGATGCACTGAAAAATATCCATTTTCCAGAAAGTTGGGAAAAATTAAGGAGAGCTCAAGAAAGATTGGCTTTCGAAGAACTCCTTATATTTCAACTCGCAATGATGGTGACAAAAAGGCATATAATGGGCGAGAAAAGAAAAAATAAATACGTGAATCTGGATATAACGCCTTTTTTGAAAAACCTGCCTTTTTCCTTGACCAAAGGCCAGGAAAAAGTTGTGACTGATATAATCTCGGATTTGAAAAGCGAACGCGTAATGAACCGCCTAATCCAGGGGGATGTAGGCTCGGGCAAAACTGTAGTTGCGACTGTAGCCCTTTACCTTGCGGCAAAAAACGGCTACCAAGGTGCTTTCATGGTGCCGACAGAAATCCTTGCAATACAACACTGTATCACGTTGAAAAGATATTTAGAACCCTTGGGAATAAGAGTGGAAGTTTTAAAAGGTGATATGCCCAAGACTGAAAAAAAGAAAGTTTTGGAAGGACTCGAAAGCGGTTCTGTAAAGGTTATTGTAGGAACTCATGCTATAATCCAGGATGATATAAAATTTTATCGACTAGGGATGGTAATAACCGATGAACAGCATCGTTTCGGTGTGAGGCAGAGGGAATCTTTAGTCAAGAAGGGGTATTACCCTGATGTCATTGTAATGAGCGCTACACCAATTCCGAGGACGCTGGCGCTTACCATTTATTCGGATTTGGATATTTCGATAATAGATACCATACCGGAAGGCCGCCAAAAGGTGGAAACTTTTGTGGTAGATGATAGCATGAGGTATAAGGTGTACAAGTTCGTGGAAGCGGAAGTTAAAAAAGGCCATCAGGCTTATGTAGTATGTCCAGCAGTAGAAGAAAGCGAATTGGGAATTGCTAGCGTAGATGAAATTGGCGAGGAATTGAAAGAAAAATTCCCCCATCTTAACATAGGCATCTTGCACGGAAAAATGAAGGCTGAAGAAAAAGAAAACGTTATGCAAAAGTTCTGCGCAAGGCAGATTGATGTTCTAGTTGCTACAACAGTTATTGAAGTGGGGGTTGATGTGCCTTCGGCTACTGTTATGGTTGTCGAAAATGCGGAACGTTTTGGACTTGCACAGCTCCATCAGCTTCGGGGAAGGGTAGGGAGGAGTAATCTTAAATCTTACTGCATTTTCATAACCGGTTCTAAAGACAGAAGCGTAAGGGCAAGGTTAAATTTCATGATGAAGAGCCATAATGGTTTTGAAATAGCTCAGAAAGACCTGGAAATAAGGGGGCCAGGGGAATTCCTAGGAGTAAGACAACATGGAATGCCGGAATTTAAGTTTGTTCCTCTTATAAGAGACATTCGAATTCTAGAAACTACGAAATCTCTAGCGACCGAAATAATAGAAAAGAGGCTGCTGTCGGCTCCAGATTTTGCAGGGATTCGAAAGGAATTAAAAGAAAAGTTAAAAATTATTTAA
- the rsmD gene encoding 16S rRNA (guanine(966)-N(2))-methyltransferase RsmD, translating into MMRITGGMFRGRRIKSLPGEKTRPTSDIVRESLFNILGERILNCSFLDIFAGTGSVGIEALSRGAEKAAFIEKSGFACRVIKENLNNLGISEKGMIIKSDFLKGMRKLESINAMYDIIFLDPPYNKGYASKCLEILSYSKLVSPAFIIVVQHSVSESIKVPLGLICYKEKKYGITKLSFFTGVK; encoded by the coding sequence ATGATGAGGATAACAGGTGGAATGTTTAGGGGAAGGAGAATTAAATCCCTTCCTGGAGAAAAAACAAGGCCAACATCCGATATTGTGAGGGAATCTCTTTTCAACATTTTGGGCGAAAGAATATTAAACTGCAGTTTTTTAGATATTTTTGCCGGCACAGGAAGCGTTGGAATAGAGGCTTTAAGCCGTGGAGCGGAAAAAGCGGCCTTTATTGAAAAGAGCGGTTTTGCATGCAGGGTGATAAAAGAAAATCTAAATAACTTGGGAATTTCTGAAAAAGGCATGATAATAAAATCCGATTTTTTAAAGGGAATGAGAAAACTCGAAAGTATAAATGCGATGTATGATATAATCTTTCTAGACCCTCCATATAACAAGGGATATGCGTCTAAATGTCTGGAAATTTTATCCTACTCAAAACTTGTAAGTCCGGCTTTTATTATAGTCGTTCAGCATTCCGTATCGGAGAGTATAAAGGTACCGCTTGGATTGATATGTTACAAAGAAAAAAAGTATGGCATTACAAAGTTATCTTTTTTTACAGGAGTGAAGTAA
- a CDS encoding ATPase — translation MDFYDYIERLQNLINEGSRIPFSNKVIIDQEKILTLLDEMVKALPEDIKKAKKIVEERQRILVEAQKEGEMIIKEAKEHIEKMVDQNEIVKIAREKSEEILAASKKAAREIRVGANKYADEVLAQLEKYLEKILTSVREGREELNQRI, via the coding sequence ATGGATTTTTACGATTACATAGAAAGATTGCAAAATCTGATAAACGAAGGTTCAAGAATTCCCTTTTCAAACAAGGTGATAATAGACCAGGAAAAAATTTTGACTTTGTTGGATGAGATGGTAAAAGCCTTGCCTGAAGACATAAAAAAGGCAAAAAAAATTGTTGAAGAAAGGCAGCGAATTTTGGTTGAAGCTCAGAAAGAGGGAGAAATGATAATAAAAGAGGCAAAAGAACATATCGAAAAAATGGTAGATCAAAACGAGATAGTCAAAATAGCTCGCGAAAAGTCGGAGGAAATTTTAGCTGCTTCTAAAAAGGCAGCAAGAGAAATAAGGGTGGGAGCGAACAAATATGCCGACGAAGTGCTGGCGCAATTGGAGAAGTACCTCGAGAAAATTTTAACTTCAGTCAGAGAGGGACGAGAAGAGTTAAACCAAAGGATCTGA
- the coaD gene encoding pantetheine-phosphate adenylyltransferase — protein sequence MSVAIYPGSFDPITNGHLDIIERGSKIFDRLIVAVLKNPNKKSLFTVEERIEMIKGAVSHLDNVEVDHFSGLLVDFARKRNAKIIIKGLRAVSDFEYELQMALMNKKLYKDIETVFIMTSTKYSFLSSSIVREVASFGGCVKDLVPPAVEEKLREKFTRKG from the coding sequence ATGTCCGTTGCCATATATCCTGGGAGTTTTGACCCCATCACTAACGGCCATCTAGATATTATCGAGAGAGGTTCAAAGATTTTTGACCGGCTCATAGTCGCTGTTTTAAAAAACCCGAACAAAAAATCACTATTCACGGTAGAAGAACGAATAGAAATGATAAAAGGTGCGGTAAGTCACCTGGACAATGTGGAAGTGGATCATTTTAGCGGGTTGCTCGTAGATTTTGCCCGAAAGAGAAATGCTAAAATTATAATAAAGGGATTGAGGGCGGTTTCTGATTTTGAGTACGAACTACAAATGGCTTTGATGAACAAGAAACTTTATAAAGATATAGAAACTGTCTTCATTATGACCAGTACGAAATATTCCTTTCTGAGTTCGAGCATAGTGAGGGAAGTTGCAAGCTTCGGAGGATGTGTAAAAGACCTGGTGCCCCCTGCAGTAGAGGAAAAATTAAGGGAAAAGTTTACAAGAAAAGGTTAA
- the spoVM gene encoding stage V sporulation protein SpoVM produces the protein MVKIYVFKLPKSLGKIVRKVLSIFSRDNEE, from the coding sequence ATGGTTAAAATTTACGTGTTTAAACTACCTAAAAGTTTAGGGAAAATAGTAAGAAAAGTATTGAGCATTTTTTCCCGGGATAATGAGGAATAA
- a CDS encoding alpha/beta-type small acid-soluble spore protein, which produces MGLGQKRNKLVVPEAYKAMEQFKAEVAREVGITAPPDGYWGNYSARDCGAVGGHMVRKMIEDYEKRISGGQTTH; this is translated from the coding sequence ATGGGTCTTGGACAAAAGAGAAATAAACTTGTAGTTCCCGAAGCTTACAAGGCAATGGAACAATTCAAAGCTGAAGTGGCGCGCGAAGTAGGAATTACCGCTCCTCCCGATGGGTACTGGGGAAACTACTCTGCAAGGGATTGCGGTGCTGTCGGTGGTCATATGGTGCGCAAGATGATTGAGGATTATGAAAAGCGAATAAGTGGTGGCCAGACCACTCACTAA